The Maridesulfovibrio ferrireducens DNA segment AAGCCTTCTTCGCTTTTAAACATGTCTCCCTTCCCAGTAAGGAGCCAATTTATATTTAAGCCTAAATTTTCACTCCAGTAATATAATATTTTCGCATTGGGAGTAGACTTACCTGATTTTATATTCACAAGAGTTCTGTCGGTAGTTTTTCCCTTTTCTGCTAGAGACTTAGCGGTAAGTTGGAGTTCTTCCTTCACAGATTCTATTCTATTTTTTATATCATCACCACTAAACATTCTTAAATTTCCTATATTTTTTTCTTGACTATAAAGAAAAATTTATACACATCTAAAACCAACAAACAACATAAACCACTTAAATAACTGGAATTAGATTTATGATTAACCAAACTAAAGAAAATTTGCAAGAAGATTTAACAACAGAAAACATCCCAGAGCACTTTTTAAGACGAGCTTGGATGGAAAAAAATAAAATAACAAATGTCATTTTAGCAAAAAGATTTGCTTTAACACCTGCAAGAGTCTCTTACATCATCCGTAGCGGAGAGTGTCCCCAAAAGTATATTAATATATTAAGAAAGGAATTCAAAATGCCGGACAGTCTTTTGCCTACTCGCAGTAGAGAAAAAAGCGGGCCTAAACCTAAAAGAAAAACTGACTTTAATTCACACATTAAATAAACATCAACTTCAACGTGTATTATTAGTTATTACAAAGACATAGAAG contains these protein-coding regions:
- a CDS encoding helix-turn-helix transcriptional regulator, which gives rise to MFSGDDIKNRIESVKEELQLTAKSLAEKGKTTDRTLVNIKSGKSTPNAKILYYWSENLGLNINWLLTGKGDMFKSEEGFAAQEASFIVKRLMVIESSMDRAANLARLEAMKAVIEGEIALEEGKKGIAGELKANG
- a CDS encoding XRE family transcriptional regulator codes for the protein MINQTKENLQEDLTTENIPEHFLRRAWMEKNKITNVILAKRFALTPARVSYIIRSGECPQKYINILRKEFKMPDSLLPTRSREKSGPKPKRKTDFNSHIK